Proteins from a genomic interval of Ficedula albicollis isolate OC2 chromosome 9, FicAlb1.5, whole genome shotgun sequence:
- the RAP2B gene encoding ras-related protein Rap-2b: protein MREYKVVVLGSGGVGKSALTVQFVTGSFIEKYDPTIEDFYRKEIEVDSSPSVLEILDTAGTEQFASMRDLYIKNGQGFILVYSLVNQQSFQDIKPMRDQIIRVKRYERVPMILVGNKVDLEGEREVSFGEGKALAEEWSCPFMETSAKNKASVDELFAEIVRQMNYAAQPNGDEPCCASCAIL from the coding sequence ATGCGGGAGTACAaggtggtggtgctgggctcGGGCGGCGTGGGCAAGTCCGCCCTTACCGTGCAGTTCGTGACCGGCTCCTTCATCGAGAAGTATGACCCCACCATCGAGGACTTCTACCGCAAGGAGATCGAGGTGGACTCGTCGCCGTCCGTGCTGGAGATCCTGGACACGGCGGGCACCGAGCAGTTCGCCTCCATGCGGGACCTCTACATCAAGAACGGGCAGGGCTTCATCCTGGTGTACAGCCTGGTGAACCAGCAGAGCTTCCAGGACATCAAGCCCATGCGGGACCAGATCATCCGCGTCAAGAGGTACGAGCGGGTGCCCATGATCCTGGTGGGCAACAAGGTGGACCTGGAAGGCGAGCGCGAGGTCTCCTTCGGGGAGGGCAAAGCGCTGGCCGAGGAGTGGAGCTGCCCCTTCATGGAGACCTCGGCCAAAAACAAAGCCTCGGTGGACGAGCTGTTCGCCGAGATCGTCAGGCAGATGAACTACGCGGCGCAGCCCAACGGGGACGAGCCGTGCTGCGCCTCCTGCGCCATCCTCTGA